CACAAGCATGGATCGCGATGGCACGAAAGTCGGCTTCGACCTCGGCTTAACCCGTGCAATTACTGACCGCGTAGGCATTCCGCTGATCGCTTCCGGCGGCGTGGGTAATTTGCAGCATTTAGCCGATGGCGTACTCAAAGGCGGGGCAGATGCGGTACTTGCCGCGAGTATTTTCCACTTTGGCGAATACACCGTGGGCGATGCTAAACGCTACATGGCAGCCCAAGGCATTGAGATGAGGCTGTAGGAGAGTTTTACGATTATGGCAGCACCCGCACAAATCCAAATTCGCTATATTCAGGAAGAAGACCGTATCCTGATGCGCATCAATACCCTGGCTAACGAAGAATTTCGTTTCTGGCTAACCCGGCGATTTCTGGTGCGCCTGTGGCCGGTTTTACAGGAATCGCTGATGTCATCGCCTGCGGTCAAACAGCACAGCGATTACAGTTCCCGCCAAGCCATCGTCGCGTTTGAACACGAACGGGCGCAAAGCAAAGCCGCGTTTAATAACCCATTCCGCGAAGTCGACAACCTGCCACTGGGCAAAGACCCGTTGCTGGTGGTGAAGGCAGGTTTTCGCCATAAAGAAAGCGGCGCGTTGCAAATTGCTTTCAAAGACAACCACGATAAAGGTGTCGACCTCAACTTAAGCAATGAGATATTGCACCTGCTGTGCAAATTATTGGACGATGCTGCGCAACAATCCGACTGGAAAATGACGGCTTTGTTACCAAACATTACCGAAACACAATCACCAGTCGCCGCGCACCAATTGAATTAGGTATACTCCAGCCCCATGATGAATGATAACGTACTTGCACAACTTGCCGAGGTGCTGGAAAGCCGCAAACAAGCGGAGCCAGACAGTTCTTATGTTGCCAAACTCTACGCCAAGGGGCTGGATGCGATCCTCAAAAAGATCGGCGAAGAAGCCACCGAAACCGTCATGGCAGCAAAAGACGGTGAGAAAGATAAAATTGTGTATGAAATCGCGGATTTATGGTTTCATACCTTGGTATTACTGGCGCAGCAGAATCTGCACCCCGATGCAGTGCTGGCAGAATTAGCCCGGCGCTCCGGCGTTTCTGGTCTGGTCGAAAAAGCCAGCCGCACACATTAACTTTACTTTTAAGGAGAAACGAAATGGGTTTAGGTGGCATCAGCCCTTGGTCATTGTTACTGATTTTGGTCATTATTCTGTTGTTGTTTGGGACTAAGCGCCTGCGCAACATGGGAAGCGACCTCGGTGAAACTTTCAAAAACTTCAAACAGTCCATGAAAAGTGGAGAAGAAGAAACCTCAGAACAAGTCTCGCAACAACCACCGCAAAATGTTCCTGGTGGGCGCGTGATCGACGCGGAAGCCAAAGAAAAAGACAAGGTTTAAGCACCTAACAGGTAACGCAAGCCATGTTTGAATCCAGTTTCCTCGAAATGCTGGTAGTGGGTGTCATTGCCCTGCTAGTGATTGGCCCTGAGCGCCTACCCGGACTTGCCCGTAAAGCCGGACGCTTGCTGGGCAAAGCGCGTGCCTTCATTGCTACCACGCGCACTGATATTGAGCGTGAATTACGCACTGAAGAAATGCGTGGAATGCTCAGCCGTCAGGAAGAGGAAATCCGCGAATTGCGTAACTTGATGCAACAAAATACGCAAGACGTTCGCCACAGTATCGAAGACGCCACCAAGACCCATGACGAAAAAAGCTAATACGTCCGCGCCGGAAGGTGAGGAACTCGGTTTCTTGCAACACCTCGTGGAGTTGCGTGACCGCTTATTGCGCATGGTGCTGGCGATTGGCATTGTGTTTTTGATCTTGATGCCATTCGCACAGGATTTGTATAACCTGCTCTCTGACCCACTGGTGCGACATTTACCAGAAGGGCAAAAATTGATTGCCGTTGGCGTCGCCTCCCCTTTCTTTATCCCCTATAAACTCGCTTTGATGGTCGCGTTCGTGTTGGCGTTGCCATACGTGCTGTATCAAGTT
The window above is part of the Thiothrix winogradskyi genome. Proteins encoded here:
- a CDS encoding phosphoribosyl-ATP diphosphatase; the encoded protein is MNDNVLAQLAEVLESRKQAEPDSSYVAKLYAKGLDAILKKIGEEATETVMAAKDGEKDKIVYEIADLWFHTLVLLAQQNLHPDAVLAELARRSGVSGLVEKASRTH
- the tatA gene encoding twin-arginine translocase TatA/TatE family subunit, with amino-acid sequence MGLGGISPWSLLLILVIILLLFGTKRLRNMGSDLGETFKNFKQSMKSGEEETSEQVSQQPPQNVPGGRVIDAEAKEKDKV
- the tatB gene encoding Sec-independent protein translocase protein TatB, whose product is MFESSFLEMLVVGVIALLVIGPERLPGLARKAGRLLGKARAFIATTRTDIERELRTEEMRGMLSRQEEEIRELRNLMQQNTQDVRHSIEDATKTHDEKS